A window of the Phaseolus vulgaris cultivar G19833 chromosome 5, P. vulgaris v2.0, whole genome shotgun sequence genome harbors these coding sequences:
- the LOC137834147 gene encoding uncharacterized protein, with protein MPGIDPDFLCHHLTMDPKVRPVRQRRRKFNEERRLVVQEETKKLLSVGHIREIQYPEWLANVVLVKKANGKWLMCVDFTDLNKACPKDSYPLPSIDALVDSASGCKMLSFLDAFSGYNQIKMHPRDESKMAFMTETLLQGPVSRYQSLEKAALEVVLSARRLRHYFHSFTVVVVTDLPIQKVLQKPDVAGRMVCWAVELSEFDIQYEPRGSIKGQVYADFVTELSPGGAPQEVELGSQWMLSVDGSSNQQGSGAGIVLEGPNGVLIEQALRFAFKASNNQAECEALIVGMLLAKEMGAQSLLAKSDSQLVTEQVTGEYQAKDPQMTTYLKYVEVLKGAFVAFELVHVPREQNARADLLAKLASSGKGGRQRTVIQETLKTPRNFMADNRVDVLHISAARGKPMSHRSLIQDTARTPCISTYAASPKEEKCVQVCALEERDTWMTPYRRYIADGILPAEPGEGKKIKKNSASYTLVNGVLFRHGFTHPILTCVSGDECTRIISELHEGICGSHVGGRSLASKVIRAEFYWPSVREDCVRYA; from the exons atgccaggcatcgacccagacTTCTTATGCCACCACCTCACCATGGATCCCAAGGTTCGCCCTGTACgacagaggaggaggaagttcaacgaggagaggcgcCTCGTCGTGCAGGAGGAGACGAAGAAATTGCTAAGTGttgggcacatcagggagatccaataccctgagtggctggccaatgtcgtcttggtgaagaaggcgaatggaaaatggctaatgtgcgtcgacttcacggaCTTAAACAAGGCGTGCCCTAAAGATTCGTACCCCTTACCCAGCATCGACGCATTGGTAGATAGCGCTTCAGGGTGCAAGATGCTGAGCTTCTTAGACGCATtttcggggtacaaccagataaagatgcaccccagggatgagagcaaaatggcgttcatgacagagacat TGTTGCAAGGCCCAGTGTCGAGGTACCAGTCGTTGGAGAAGGCGGCACTGGAAGTGGTGTTatcggctaggaggctccgccactattttcatagcttcacagtggtggtggtgACGGACCTCCCCATTCAGAAGGTGCTTCAGAAGCCAGATGTCGCTGGGAGGATGGTTTgttgggcagtggagctgtcagagtttgatatccagtacgagcccaggggatccatcaaagggcaagtctacgCAGATTTCGTTACAGAGCTCTCACCAGGAGGTGCCCCCCAAGAGGTGGAGTTAGGAtcacagtggatgctctcagtTGATGGGTCCTCCAATCAACAGGGGAGTGgcgcgggaatagtcttggagggacccaacggggtgttgatcgagcaagcgctacgcttcgccttcaaggcaagcaatAACCAAGCGGAGTGTGAGGCTCTAATTGttggaatgctcttggccaaggaaatgggcgCGCAAAGCCTCTTGGCGAAGAGTGATTCCCAATTGGTCACAGAGCAGGTAACAGGGGAGTACCAAGCAAAGGATCCACAGATGACGACGTATCTGAAGTATGTCGAAGTGTTGAAGGGAGCTTTCGTCGcttttgagctggtgcatgtcccaagagaacaaaatgccagagctgacctgcttgccaagttggccagctcaggcaaggggggaaggcagaggacagtcatcCAAGAAACGCTCAAGACACCGCGAAACTTTATGGCAGATAATAGGGTTGATGTTCTTCACATCAGTGCAGCAAGAGGAAAGCCAATGAGCCATCGCTCTTTGATTCAAGATACGGCGAGGACACCCTGCATCAGCACCTATGCGGCCTCGCCCAAGGAAGAGAAGTGTGTGCAAGTATGTGCCTTGGAGGAAAGGGACACGTGGATGACGCCTTATAGGCGATACATTGCAGATGGGATTCTCCCAGCAGAGCCTGGAGAGGgaaagaagataaagaagaactctgcAAGCTATACTCTCGTTAATGGAGTGCTGTTTAGGCATGGGTTCACGCACCCAATTCTTACATGTGTGAGTGGCGATGAGTGTACGAGGATCATTTCGGAACTCCACGAGGGgatttgtggaagccacgtagggggaagatcaCTAGCTTCCAAGGTGATTCGCGCGGAGTTTTATTGGCCATCGGTGAGAGAAGACTGTGTGAGATACGCCTAG